In Halobaculum sp. XH14, a single genomic region encodes these proteins:
- the hisB gene encoding imidazoleglycerol-phosphate dehydratase HisB: MSDRTAAVTRETGETAIELTLGVDGDGDHEVDTGVGFFDHMLAAFAKHGLFDLTVRCDGDLEVDDHHTVEDVAIVLGEAFDEALGDKRGIVRYADRRVPLDEAVASVVVDVSGRPHFEWDGAFSQDAVGEFTSDMGRHFAYSLAMNADLTLHAGVERGRNAHHEVEALFKALARALDDATRLDERRSEVPSTKGDL; encoded by the coding sequence ATGAGCGACCGCACGGCAGCCGTGACCCGCGAGACCGGGGAGACGGCGATCGAACTGACGCTGGGGGTCGACGGCGACGGCGACCACGAGGTCGACACGGGCGTCGGCTTCTTCGACCACATGCTCGCCGCGTTCGCGAAGCACGGCCTGTTCGACCTGACCGTCCGCTGTGACGGCGACCTGGAGGTCGACGACCACCACACGGTCGAGGACGTGGCGATCGTGCTCGGCGAGGCGTTCGACGAGGCGCTGGGCGACAAGCGCGGCATCGTCCGCTACGCCGACCGGCGCGTGCCCCTCGACGAGGCCGTCGCGTCCGTCGTCGTCGACGTGTCCGGCCGCCCGCACTTCGAGTGGGACGGCGCGTTCTCACAGGACGCGGTCGGCGAGTTCACCAGCGACATGGGCCGGCACTTCGCCTACTCGCTGGCGATGAACGCGGACCTGACGCTCCACGCCGGCGTCGAGCGCGGCCGGAACGCCCACCACGAGGTCGAGGCGCTGTTCAAGGCGCTCGCCCGGGCGCTCGACGACGCGACGCGACTGGACGAGCGGAGAAGCGAAGTGCCGAGCACGAAGGGCGACCTCTGA
- the hisA gene encoding 1-(5-phosphoribosyl)-5-[(5-phosphoribosylamino)methylideneamino]imidazole-4-carboxamide isomerase → MTHFPEFEVVPAVDVKGGETVQLVGGEPGTESSYGDPVEVAQRWLAAGARTLHLVDLDGAFVGERENAPALDAIVDAVGDAVGVQVGGGIRTVEGATRLLEGGVDRVILGTAAVENPAIVGEISETHPGSVTVSLDARDGEVVVSGWTEGTGLDPAEVAGRYEALGAGAILFTDVDVEGQLAGVNREAVERVVEAVEIPVVASGGVASVADVRALREAGAAAVVVGTALYEERFTLREAMDA, encoded by the coding sequence ATGACCCACTTTCCGGAGTTCGAGGTCGTCCCCGCCGTCGACGTGAAAGGCGGCGAGACCGTCCAGCTCGTCGGCGGCGAACCGGGGACGGAATCGTCGTACGGCGACCCGGTCGAGGTCGCCCAGCGCTGGCTCGCGGCCGGCGCGCGGACGCTCCACCTCGTCGACCTCGACGGCGCGTTCGTCGGCGAGCGCGAGAACGCCCCCGCGCTCGACGCCATCGTGGACGCCGTCGGCGACGCCGTCGGCGTCCAGGTCGGCGGCGGCATCAGGACCGTCGAGGGCGCGACCCGGCTGCTGGAGGGGGGCGTCGACCGCGTCATCCTCGGCACCGCCGCCGTGGAGAACCCGGCCATCGTCGGCGAGATCTCCGAGACGCACCCGGGGAGCGTGACGGTGAGCCTCGACGCGAGGGACGGCGAGGTCGTCGTCTCCGGCTGGACCGAGGGGACCGGGCTCGACCCGGCCGAGGTGGCCGGGCGGTACGAGGCGCTGGGCGCGGGCGCGATCCTCTTTACCGACGTCGACGTGGAGGGACAACTGGCGGGCGTGAACCGCGAGGCGGTCGAGCGCGTCGTCGAGGCCGTGGAGATTCCGGTCGTCGCCTCGGGCGGCGTCGCGTCCGTGGCGGACGTCCGCGCGCTGCGGGAGGCCGGTGCCGCCGCCGTGGTCGTCGGGACGGCGCTGTACGAGGAACGGTTCACGCTGCGGGAGGCGATGGACGCCTGA
- a CDS encoding CheF family chemotaxis protein, with the protein MSESVVADFVGHFFAAGVRGEPPTGRIVLSQRRLVLAADEVKETIPLSSVFDVKVGQVPAEMEGYFNDTITIAYRVDDERRVAAVEGSDTNIDRFGTVLFKVLLNGTTALVRHPARLGGRVTDADAEKASLKLEHGSLTFKRKSGPFTVDLGTVISVERADRDLGNGPHPVVTFRHIEDGTAATSEVGIDSARKTNLLGRYIRLRYADVQEELADVSLDEEELEVLVALYSAGEGVSLSAVVDIDPQPLTLLLNGLAEKGIVVDTETGTKLTAKGRVVVGQRLESVNT; encoded by the coding sequence ATGAGCGAGTCGGTCGTCGCGGACTTCGTCGGCCACTTCTTCGCGGCCGGCGTGCGGGGTGAACCCCCGACCGGCCGGATCGTCCTCAGCCAGCGACGGCTGGTGCTCGCCGCGGACGAGGTGAAGGAAACCATCCCCCTCTCGTCGGTGTTCGACGTGAAGGTGGGGCAGGTCCCGGCGGAGATGGAGGGCTACTTCAACGACACCATCACCATCGCCTACCGCGTCGACGACGAGCGGCGCGTCGCCGCCGTCGAGGGCTCGGACACGAACATCGACCGCTTCGGCACGGTGCTGTTCAAGGTGCTGCTCAACGGGACGACCGCGCTAGTTCGCCACCCGGCGCGGCTGGGCGGTCGGGTCACGGACGCCGACGCGGAGAAGGCGTCGCTGAAGCTCGAGCACGGCTCGCTCACGTTCAAGCGGAAGAGCGGGCCGTTCACGGTCGATCTGGGGACGGTCATCTCGGTCGAGCGCGCGGACCGCGACCTGGGCAACGGCCCACACCCGGTCGTCACGTTCCGTCACATCGAGGACGGGACGGCGGCCACCTCCGAGGTCGGAATCGACTCGGCCCGGAAGACGAACCTGCTCGGGCGGTACATCCGACTGCGCTACGCCGACGTGCAGGAGGAACTGGCCGACGTCAGTCTCGACGAGGAGGAACTGGAGGTGCTCGTCGCGCTCTACTCGGCCGGCGAGGGCGTCTCGCTGTCGGCCGTCGTCGACATCGACCCCCAGCCGCTCACTTTGCTGTTGAACGGACTCGCGGAGAAGGGCATCGTCGTCGACACGGAGACCGGCACGAAGCTGACGGCGAAGGGGCGGGTCGTCGTCGGCCAGCGGCTCGAGTCCGTGAACACGTAG
- a CDS encoding DUF7556 family protein: MTPARTESEVMASVDEDSSEFVIADIAREDAWLSVGERDAPVLEQWC; encoded by the coding sequence ATGACACCCGCTCGCACGGAGTCAGAGGTGATGGCGTCGGTCGACGAGGACAGTTCCGAGTTCGTCATCGCCGACATCGCGCGGGAGGACGCGTGGCTATCCGTGGGCGAGCGGGACGCGCCGGTGCTCGAACAGTGGTGTTGA
- a CDS encoding methyl-accepting chemotaxis protein, whose product MRSLLSRLRDRFASERDPVPDGGVAVESGADVDALDVEEDESELNVDDDLLLDGVGSAVFMLDSSGTIVAWNRAIEDLTGASSEEAVGHPHASEMFYPDGRRAQTLADKVLETPESAHEEYDISVEDEALSLYADTSVMTDQHGDERHIYFTAMPLYEGDELVAVIETVRDRTEQVQRQEAVEALVDEVQGTIQLLIDGHLEARANYVDEDDCLDERLLEVVGELNEMAEAFESTALGVDEQTAQLEGSVNEAVDAAEDIAENVAEQNDLLTEGVSEMQTFSASMEEVAATAEEVDTAAEQAREAATEGLDASEDAREATDDVTDIGEELVQSVTDLGERMDDIEDVVEVISDVAEQTNLLALNANIEAARAGKDGDGFAVVAEEVKTLADETRQHTEQITGSIEQLQNQTDSTVVAAEQSHQQIDHAADQIDDVLEAFEDIAASIDQAADGIAEVSRATDDQATTVEELTATIEDVRERSGETEDAADRIVAATDEQTDAIEDLSEQVRELRGQETATDGGRDDESVEYRADGGVDVGREAVEDGDDAGVPEDVGGFQFG is encoded by the coding sequence GACGTCGACGCCCTGGACGTCGAGGAGGACGAATCCGAGCTGAACGTCGACGACGACCTGCTGCTCGACGGCGTCGGGTCGGCAGTGTTCATGCTCGATTCGAGCGGGACGATCGTCGCCTGGAACAGGGCCATCGAGGACCTGACGGGCGCATCGAGCGAGGAGGCCGTCGGGCATCCACACGCGAGCGAGATGTTCTACCCGGACGGCCGGCGGGCCCAGACCCTCGCTGACAAGGTGCTCGAGACGCCCGAGTCCGCCCACGAGGAGTACGACATCTCGGTGGAGGACGAGGCGCTCTCGCTGTACGCCGACACGAGCGTCATGACGGACCAGCACGGCGACGAACGCCACATCTACTTCACGGCGATGCCGCTGTACGAGGGAGACGAACTCGTCGCAGTCATCGAGACGGTCCGCGACCGAACGGAACAGGTTCAGCGACAGGAGGCGGTCGAAGCGCTGGTCGACGAGGTTCAGGGGACCATCCAGCTGCTCATCGACGGGCACCTCGAGGCGCGCGCGAACTACGTCGACGAGGACGACTGTCTCGACGAGCGGCTCCTGGAGGTCGTCGGCGAACTGAACGAGATGGCGGAGGCGTTCGAGTCGACCGCCCTCGGCGTCGACGAGCAGACGGCGCAACTGGAGGGCTCCGTCAACGAGGCGGTGGATGCCGCCGAAGACATCGCCGAGAACGTCGCCGAGCAGAACGACCTGCTCACGGAGGGCGTGAGCGAGATGCAGACGTTCTCCGCTTCGATGGAGGAGGTCGCCGCCACGGCCGAGGAGGTCGACACCGCGGCCGAACAGGCCCGCGAGGCCGCGACCGAGGGGCTCGACGCCTCCGAGGACGCGCGCGAGGCGACCGACGACGTCACGGACATCGGCGAGGAACTCGTCCAGTCGGTCACCGACCTGGGCGAGCGCATGGACGACATCGAGGACGTCGTCGAGGTCATCTCCGACGTCGCCGAACAGACCAACCTGCTCGCGCTGAACGCGAACATCGAGGCCGCACGGGCCGGCAAGGACGGCGACGGCTTCGCGGTCGTCGCCGAGGAGGTGAAGACGCTCGCCGACGAGACCCGCCAGCACACCGAGCAGATCACGGGCAGCATCGAACAGCTCCAGAACCAGACGGACTCGACGGTCGTCGCCGCCGAGCAGTCACACCAGCAGATCGACCACGCGGCCGACCAGATCGACGACGTGCTGGAGGCGTTCGAGGACATCGCGGCCTCCATCGACCAGGCGGCCGACGGCATCGCCGAAGTGTCCCGCGCGACCGACGACCAGGCGACGACCGTCGAGGAGCTGACCGCGACCATCGAGGACGTCCGCGAACGCTCGGGCGAGACCGAGGACGCGGCCGACCGCATCGTCGCGGCCACTGACGAGCAGACCGACGCCATCGAGGACCTCTCCGAGCAGGTCCGCGAACTCCGCGGGCAGGAAACGGCCACCGACGGCGGGCGCGACGACGAGTCGGTCGAGTACCGCGCCGACGGCGGCGTCGACGTCGGCCGGGAGGCGGTCGAGGACGGCGACGACGCCGGAGTCCCCGAGGACGTCGGCGGCTTCCAGTTCGGCTGA